The segment CGGCACCCATGATGAGTGTCGGCATGGAAGCATACGCAATGGCTGTACCCACGCTCACCACCGTTGAGCCGATGATCACGGAAGCTATGGAATCGTAGAAGAAGACGCGGCCTACGTAGCCGGCAATCATGACGGCTGCCCCGGCCATCAGCGCGGTCTTTCCGCCGAAGACCCGGATGATGCGCCCGGAAATGGGTGCGAATATCACCATCGCGAGGCCGGACGGGACCATGCAGAGGCCCGCAGTGATCACGCTCAGCTCGAAGCCATAGCCGGTGGAGGCGGGCAGCTGCAGCTGCTGGGTGGTCAAGAGCATGTTGGCGAACATGGCGAAGCCGATCAGCAGCGAGGCCACGTTGGTCATCAACACGGGCCGGCGGGCCGAGGTGCGCAGGTCAACCATCGGCTGGCTGACCTTAAGCTCATAGGGGACCCAGACGGTCAGCAGTATCGCGGCGGTGAGGAAAAGCAGCAGAACCGACTCCGAACGCCAGCCCCAGGAACCTCCCTTGGAAATGGCCAGCAACAGGGCGGCCAACGCTGCGGACAACACCAACGCGCCGGCATAGTCGAAGCGACCCGGGGTGCGGACCTTGGACTCGGGGACTACCAAAACCACCGCAACGAGCAGCAGTGTGCCTGCGGCCGCGGAAACCCAGAATATCGAGGCCCACCCCAAGCTCTGGTACAGGACTCCGGCGAGGGGCAACCCCAAAGCACTACCGATTCCCAGGGTGGCACTCATCAACGCAACCGCGGAGCCCATCTTCTCCTTAGGCAGCTCATCGCGCATGATGCTGATACCCACGGGAATCAGGGCCGTGGCGAAGCCCTGGAGCGTCCGCCCGATGATCAGCCACACGAACGAAGCCCCAAGCGCTGCCATCACTGAGCCTGCCACCATGATGGCCAGGCACACCACCATCATCTTGCGTTTCCCATACATGTCCGCACTGCGGGAAACGATGGGCGTGGCCACCGCGCTCGCGAGCAAGGTGGCAGTCACAAGCCAGGACGCGTCGTCGGCAGATACTCCCAGGATTCCGGGGAAATCCGGGAGGAGTGGAACCACAAGTGTTTGCATCAG is part of the Arthrobacter methylotrophus genome and harbors:
- a CDS encoding MFS transporter; translation: MTRSTALTTGRPSSTAITAVLALSGTLVALMQTLVVPLLPDFPGILGVSADDASWLVTATLLASAVATPIVSRSADMYGKRKMMVVCLAIMVAGSVMAALGASFVWLIIGRTLQGFATALIPVGISIMRDELPKEKMGSAVALMSATLGIGSALGLPLAGVLYQSLGWASIFWVSAAAGTLLLVAVVLVVPESKVRTPGRFDYAGALVLSAALAALLLAISKGGSWGWRSESVLLLFLTAAILLTVWVPYELKVSQPMVDLRTSARRPVLMTNVASLLIGFAMFANMLLTTQQLQLPASTGYGFELSVITAGLCMVPSGLAMVIFAPISGRIIRVFGGKTALMAGAAVMIAGYVGRVFFYDSIASVIIGSTVVSVGTAIAYASMPTLIMGAVPITETASANGLNSLVRSIGTSTSSAAVAAVLTSVTLTVGSKRLPAFDAFKDVFWMAVLASAASILAAVFIPRAAAALRPPAGAVEAGELVVQGRVLAPDHRPLTPAVVTVLQTGGQPVDWGRVDTEGNYSVALPGAGKYLMVANAAGWTPTAEVFEFDGRTLEHNVLLRDRLTIGGEVSVAGEGIAGAVVTLLEAGGGHVATTRTDADGMYAFPLPPAGRYVVTMLQPLTERAIAQKLAVDNRSVTLDLAAPPVGEISEEPVGM